From the genome of Actinomycetota bacterium, one region includes:
- a CDS encoding alpha/beta hydrolase: MGVIEKYNVKVSGAPDGQPIVFAHGYGCDQNMWRFVVPAFEDRYKVVLFDYVGAGRSDVGSYDPVRYSSLGSYADDVLEICRSLELDNVVLTGHSVSSMIGVLAVNRQPEIFDKLVMVCPSPRYINDGDYTGGFGEADILELLESLESNYLGWSSAMAPVIMGNPDRPELGRELEASFCRTDPKIARDFARITFMADNRADLAQVKVPTLVLQCRSDAIAPVGVGEYVRDSLPLSSYVLLNATGHCPHLSMPKETAEAISEFVDG; the protein is encoded by the coding sequence ATGGGCGTGATCGAAAAGTACAACGTCAAAGTCTCAGGCGCCCCCGACGGCCAGCCGATCGTGTTTGCCCACGGATACGGCTGCGACCAGAACATGTGGCGCTTCGTGGTTCCGGCATTCGAAGACCGGTACAAGGTCGTCCTGTTCGACTACGTCGGCGCCGGCCGTTCGGATGTGGGCTCGTACGACCCGGTCCGGTATTCGTCTCTGGGCAGCTACGCCGACGACGTGCTCGAGATCTGCCGGAGCCTGGAGCTGGACAACGTGGTGCTCACCGGCCACTCGGTTTCTTCGATGATCGGCGTGCTCGCCGTCAACAGGCAGCCGGAGATATTCGACAAGCTGGTGATGGTTTGCCCCTCGCCTCGTTACATCAACGACGGCGACTACACCGGTGGGTTCGGCGAGGCGGACATCCTGGAGTTGTTGGAGTCGCTCGAGAGCAACTACCTCGGATGGTCCAGCGCCATGGCTCCCGTCATCATGGGCAACCCCGACCGGCCTGAGCTGGGCAGGGAGCTGGAGGCCAGCTTTTGCCGAACCGACCCGAAGATAGCCCGGGACTTTGCCCGCATCACGTTCATGGCGGACAACCGGGCGGACCTGGCCCAGGTCAAGGTTCCGACCTTGGTCCTACAGTGCCGCAGCGACGCCATTGCGCCCGTAGGGGTCGGGGAGTACGTGAGGGACTCGCTCCCGCTGTCGTCCTACGTGCTCTTGAATGCCACCGGTCACTGCCCGCACCTCAGCATGCCCAAAGAGACCGCTGAAGCGATCTCAGAGTTCGTTGACGGCTGA
- a CDS encoding CHRD domain-containing protein, which translates to MKRFSILALALVAALLLASCNPGDDEGGEFDIQLTGAEEVCDGDTCGGDGTGEAEIEINSDENQICYDISLEGVQNVQAAHIHSGEEGEAGPVLVNLEYPEGEDDGADKCVDGVSESDLEDISEEPANFYVNVHSEQYPDGAVRGQLAS; encoded by the coding sequence ATGAAGAGATTTTCGATACTGGCCCTGGCCCTGGTGGCCGCCTTGTTGCTGGCTTCCTGCAACCCGGGTGACGACGAAGGCGGCGAATTCGACATTCAGCTGACCGGCGCCGAGGAAGTTTGTGACGGCGACACGTGCGGCGGCGACGGCACCGGCGAAGCCGAGATCGAGATCAACTCCGACGAAAACCAGATCTGCTACGACATCTCCCTCGAGGGGGTCCAGAACGTGCAGGCCGCCCACATCCATTCCGGCGAGGAGGGCGAAGCAGGACCCGTTCTGGTCAACCTGGAGTATCCCGAGGGTGAGGACGACGGTGCCGACAAGTGCGTCGACGGGGTCAGCGAGTCCGACCTCGAAGACATCTCGGAGGAGCCGGCGAACTTCTACGTCAACGTCCACTCGGAGCAGTATCCCGACGGCGCCGTCCGAGGCCAGCTGGCAAGCTAA